The Ruegeria sp. YS9 genome contains a region encoding:
- a CDS encoding UDP-glucose/GDP-mannose dehydrogenase family protein, which translates to MRIAMIGTGYVGLVSGVCFSDFGHDVICVDKAEQKIDMLKAGDVPIYEPGLDVLMAKNVAAGRLSFSTDLKTAVDGADAVFIAVGTPTRRGDGHADLTYVMAAAEEIAQAITGYTVIVTKSTVPVGTNRKVQEVVAAANPTAEFDVASNPEFLREGAAIDDFMRPDRVVVGVENDRAAEVMAEIYRPLYLRDFPILTTDLESAEMIKYAANAFLATKITFINEIAGLCEKVGADVKEVSRGIGLDGRIGNKFLHAGPGYGGSCFPKDTAALARIGQDHAYPMQITETVIRVNDEVKKRMIEKIRDACDDRLNGKTVAVLGVTFKPNTDDMRDAPSLSIIPALIGGGAKVRVVDPQGKAEGDALLPGVEWCDDPYAAVQGADVVVLLTEWNEFRALNLTELAGSMNSARMVDLRNIYSKSQALKSGFETYVGVGR; encoded by the coding sequence ATGCGTATTGCAATGATCGGTACCGGTTATGTCGGCTTGGTGTCCGGTGTGTGCTTTTCGGACTTCGGTCATGACGTGATTTGCGTCGACAAGGCTGAGCAAAAGATCGACATGCTCAAGGCCGGAGACGTGCCGATCTATGAGCCGGGCCTGGATGTGCTGATGGCAAAAAACGTTGCTGCCGGTCGCCTGAGTTTTTCAACCGATCTGAAGACGGCAGTTGATGGTGCCGATGCGGTTTTCATCGCGGTCGGAACCCCGACCCGGCGAGGGGACGGCCACGCGGATTTGACCTATGTGATGGCGGCGGCAGAGGAAATCGCCCAGGCCATAACCGGATACACGGTCATCGTCACCAAATCGACCGTGCCGGTGGGAACAAACAGAAAAGTTCAGGAGGTCGTTGCCGCTGCCAACCCCACAGCCGAATTCGACGTCGCCTCGAACCCTGAATTTCTGCGCGAAGGCGCTGCGATCGATGACTTCATGCGCCCCGATCGCGTCGTGGTGGGTGTGGAAAACGATCGCGCCGCCGAAGTGATGGCCGAGATTTACCGACCGCTTTATCTGCGTGACTTCCCGATCCTGACCACCGATCTGGAAAGCGCCGAGATGATCAAATACGCCGCCAACGCGTTTCTGGCGACCAAGATCACCTTCATCAATGAAATCGCAGGCCTGTGTGAAAAGGTCGGCGCGGATGTCAAAGAAGTTTCACGCGGCATCGGTCTGGACGGGCGAATTGGCAACAAATTCCTGCACGCGGGGCCGGGCTACGGTGGCTCTTGTTTTCCCAAGGATACCGCCGCGCTGGCGCGGATCGGGCAGGATCATGCCTATCCGATGCAGATCACGGAAACCGTCATTCGGGTGAATGACGAGGTCAAGAAGCGGATGATCGAGAAAATCCGCGACGCCTGCGACGACCGCCTCAATGGCAAGACGGTGGCGGTTCTCGGTGTCACCTTCAAACCCAACACGGACGACATGCGCGACGCGCCATCACTGTCCATCATTCCCGCCTTGATCGGCGGAGGAGCCAAAGTGCGCGTCGTCGATCCGCAGGGCAAAGCGGAAGGCGATGCACTGTTGCCGGGAGTCGAATGGTGCGACGACCCCTATGCAGCGGTTCAAGGGGCTGACGTTGTGGTGTTGCTGACAGAGTGGAACGAGTTCCGCGCGTTGAACCTGACCGAGCTGGCCGGTTCCATGAACTCTGCCCGAATGGTAGATCTGCGCAATATCTATTCAAAGTCACAGGCGCTGAAATCCGGCTTTGAAACCTATGTCGGTGTTGGACGCTGA